The sequence AGCTGGGCCTGCCGCCGGAGCAGTTCGCCCGCCTGATCGGCGCGCGCGGCGCCGTCCGGGCCGCCGCCCAGCGCCAGGATCCGCTGATGGAAATGCTGCGCCCGCTGCGCGAGCAGGCCGGCAATCTGTCGCGCTACTGCGGCTACTACTTCGAATATTCCAACTGCATGTCGGTGCCCGGCTCGATCCTGCTGTCGCTGGTGCACCTGTGGGAGGAAGACGGCAACTTCCTGTTCGAGCGCCAGGAGCGCCAGGAACGCTCCAGCAGCACCAACGTGCAGGCCGAGGATTGGGTGCGCTGCCGCTACCTGGGTGCAGCCTTCCAGCTGCAGGACCGGTTGTTCCTGATCGACTACGAGTCGCTCACGGTCAACGAGATGAGCCAGACCATCCTCATCCCCAGCTTCAAGAGCCGCATCACCCGCCTCAACGGCCTGAAGACCGGCGTCTCCAGCGGCGACCGCCGCACCCCGGCGTGCACCCGCGTGGTCTGGGAGTACCTGGGCCCGGAAATCAACCGCATCAGCGCCTACCGCCAGGTCAAGCTGTACCGCCCGGACGATCCGCGCATCGACGACGACGTCCGCGAACGGCTCGACGTCGGGCCGATCTACAACGGTCTGTTCGAGATCGAGTGAGGCGCGGGGCCGGCAGCGAAGGAGCGCTGCTGGACAATTCACCGACAGTCGGTCGCAAGCCAGCAACTTCGCTGCACCAACACCTACTTCCGCATCAACACCCCGCCCCGCTCGTCGGCCAGCGCCAAGCCGAGCCTGACCGCCAACCGGCCTTTACTAAGCTTCCCAGTTCGCCGTGGAGCGCCTCGGAGTAAGCAGTGGACGCCAGTGGTACGGCCCTTCTCGACAACTGGCCCGAGGACATACCGCATGAGCATCGTGAAAGCGAAAGACGGCACCGAGATTTTCTACAAGGACTGGGGCAGCGGCGCGCCCGTGGTGTTCTCCCACGGCTGGCCACTGACCGGCGACGCCTGGGACGCACAGATGCTGTTCCTGGTGCAGAAGGGTTACCGCGTGATTGCCCACGACCGCCGCGGCCACGGCCGCTCGGCGCAACCTGCTCAGGGCAACGACATGGACACTTACGCCGACGACCTGGCGGCGGTGATCGAAGCGCTGGATCTCAAGGGCGCGACCCTGGTCGGGCACTCCACCGGCGGCGGCGAGGTGACGCACTACATCGGCCGTCACGGCACCAAGCGGGTGGCAGGCGCGGTGCTGATCGGCGCGGTGCCACCGATCATGATCAAGAACGCCGACAACCCCGGCGGCCTGCCGCTGGAGGTGTTCGACGGCATCCGCAAGGGCGTGCGGGAAGATCGCTCGCAGTTCTTCAAGGACCTGGCGCTGCCCTTCTACGGCTACAACCGCCCCGGCGCCAAGGCCTCCCAGGGGGTGATCGACAACTTCTGGCTGCAGGGTATGCTCGGCGGCCACCTTGGCCAGTACCTGTGCATCCACGAGTTTTCCGAGGTCGACTACACCGAGGACCTGCGCAAGATCGACGTGCCGACGCTGATCCTGCACGGCGACGACGACCAGATCGTGCCCATAGACGCGGCCGGCCGGCGCTCTGCCGAGATCGTCCGCAACGCCACCCTGAAGGTCTACAAGGGCGGCTCCCACGGCATGTGCACGACGCAGGCCGACCAGGTCAACGAAGACCTGCTGGCCTTCCTCAACCGCTGACGACGACGGCGGGCGCACGTGGCGCCCGCCCTCCTCTGCCATGTGGCTTAGCGCGAACCCGGAGCGGTCGGCGCGATCTCGCCGCGCTGCCATTGCGCTTCGCGGCTGGCCAGGGCCTGGCTGATGTCGCTCAGCGAATCGGACTTGAGGGTGTCCGGCAGCGGGTCGAGGCCCACGCTGCTGAACACCTGGCCGTAGGCATTGCGCAGCTCGGCGTAGGCCAGGTCGCGCTGCAGGTCGGCCTGGAGGTTGTTCAGCTCGCCCTGGATCAGCTCCAGCTCGCCGATGCCCTGGGCGCTGTGGCGGTTGCGCAGCTCCTGGGTGATCTGCCCGTCGAGGCTGGCCAGCTCTTCGCTGGTCTGGAACTGCCGGCGCGCTTCCTGGTAGTTGGCGTTGGCCACGTAGAGCTGCGCGAGAACCGCCATCGACAGCGCCTGACGGCGTGCGGTGGAGAGCTCTTCGCCGGCCTTGGCGACCTTGATCGCCGCCGGGCCGGACATCACGTTGAACAGGTTCCAGGTCACCTTCACGCCGTAGTCGGCCCAGCTCTGGTTGACCATGTAGCTGTTGCTGTCGTAGTGGCCGCCGGCGGAGAACTCCAGGCCCGGCAGCAGGCGCAGCATGGCCTTCTTGGTCTCGGCGGCGCTGATGCGGGCCTGGTAGTCCTGCTCGCGCAGTTCCGGGCGCGAGGCCAGGGCTTCGCGTTCCAGGCTGTCCATGCCGACCTTCAGTTCCGGCACCGGATAATCGTCAGCCGGCATTGCCAGCTTCAGCTCGGTGCCCGGCGCCAGGTTGATCAGGGTGGCCAGCTCGGTCTTGGCCAGCGACAGCGCTTTACGTTGCTCTTCTAGCTGACGGGTCGCCTCGATCAGCGAGCGCTGGTAGTTCATCGCCTGCACCGGGTCGCCGATGCGCTGGTTGCCCAGTTGCTGGCTGTCCTTGCGGGCCTGGTCGACGCGGCTCATCAGGCCGTCGATGCGGCCCAGCAGTCGCTCGGCGGCAACGGCGCGCCAGTAGGCCGAACGCACGTCCTGGACGATGGTCTGGCGCACCTTGCGCCGGCGTTCTTCGACGATCAGCTTTTGGTCGGCCTGCTGCTTGGCGCTGACGTAGCTGACACCAAAGTCGAGCACGTTCCACACCATGGTCAGGTCGGCGACGTCGCGGTCGCGGTCCTGCGAGGTGGACGGTTCCAGCGACTGCTGGCCGGTTCGCACGGATTTGCTGCTCTCGGCGCTGACGTTGTTGCGCCCGGCGTAGCCGGCCGAAGCGGCCATGCGCGGTAGCATGTCGAAGGTGGCGAGTTCGACCTGGCGCTGCGCCAGGGCCTGCTCCATCACCTTCAGGCGGCCTTCGAGGTTGTACTTGATGGCGCGCGCGGTGGCGTCGTTCAGGGTCAGCGGCGCCTGCAGCGGCTCCTGCGCCTTGAACATCTGCGCCATGTCGTCACGGGCGCGCTGCTCGCTCGCTGCGCGCGTGATCGGATCAGTAGTCACGGCGCAGCCGCTGATGGCCAGCGCCAGCAGGCTGACGCTGAAGAATCGGAAATGCCTGTTCATTGTGTTCGAGCCGCCCCCTGTACGGCTTCGGTTAATCCCTTTCCCCGCCACCCTCAGCTTGCCGGCCGTTCCTGACCGAGTTCGCCAAGAGCCTTCGCCAGGTCCGCGACCTGGCGCTGTTCGCGCTGGTTCATCTCATGCAACTGCTGCCCAAGTCCGGGCGTGGCGAAGGCGCCATGCAGTCCCCCGAAAACATTGCCGCCGCGGTGGTCGAACGCGGACAGCGCTTCGTCCGTCCCTTGCTGGGCAGCGTCGAATACCGACGACAAGCTGCTGGTAGCGAATACCCCGGCATCGCCGCCGCCGAAACCGAGGAAGCCCATCCCTGCCCCATCGCCATGCCCGCTGCTGCTGGCATTGGAGAAGATCAGGGCGAACTGGCTCTGGCTCGGAGCCTCGCGGAACAGGCTGGTGAAGGCCGACTGCGCCTGACCGAGGTTGGAGCTGTCCAGAAGCGGCGGCATACCCAGCACCGGCGGACCGGCGTGTTGTAGCGGTGACGGCACGAACGGCCCATTGCTGGGGCTGCCGCTATTCACGATGACAACCGGGCGCGTACCCTGGTCGGTGCGGAACTGCGGATCGCCGTCACTCAGCGAGCCCTGCACCAGTACCCCGGCGGTGGACGGCAGAGCGCCCAGCTGCAGGCTGGCGGCGTTGCCCACGGCGTCGGACAGGCGTCCGCCGTTGGTGAGGATCTGGTCGCCCAGCTGGATGCCGTCGTTGTCCGTCTGGCCGGCTTGCACGGTATAGGCGAACACCAACTGTTGCGTGCCGGAGCCGGAGACGTAGTTCGCGTATGCGGTACCGCCCTGTGCCAGGGTAATGGCGATGCGCGGCACACCGCCGCTGGTGTCCACCACCACGGCTTCGTTGTAGCCGACGGTGAACTTCAGGCTTTGGCCGACGCTGTAGCGACCGTCGGCCGGCACCTGCACGCCGTTCACCTGCGGGCTGCTGTGGTCCAGCGCATAGGCTGGGCCTTGCAGGCCCTGCTGCAGGGAATTGCCGGCACGGTCCTGCACCTGGTTGTCGGCGCGCAGCGACAGGGTCAGATTGCCGTCGCCGCCGACATTGCCGACGGTGACCCGCCAGGTCTGGTCGTTGAGTCGGGTCACCGAGAGGATCTGCCCGCTGGCCGTGCCCGTGGCCTGCAGGGTGAAGGAAGTCGCCGCCAGTCCGTCGACCCGCTCGGAGAAGCTGACGTCGAAGTCGACCGTCCCGGCGTTGCTCGGCGACGGATTGGCCCGCACGAGGGTGGTGGCCGTGGGTGCGGTGGTGTCGACCAGCACGGAGCTGGTGTCGCGAACGTTACGCAACCCCGCTTGCAGGTCATTGCCCGCGGCGTCGCGGAGGGTACTGCCGTTGCTCTGCAGCGAGAGAATCTGGATCCCGTCGGCGTCGTTGTCGCCCGGCTGGATCTGGTACTGGAACTGCAAGGTAGTTGCGGAACCGGAAACGTAGTCCGCATAGACGGTGCGCCCTCCGATATCCAGTGCCAGGCGCGGTGCGCCGCCGCTGGTATCGAGGGTGATCGGCTCGTCGGTATCGACGGTGAATGTCAGTACCTGGCCGGCCTTGTAGTCGCCCGCGGCGATCGCAGTGACGCTGCTTACCTGCGGCGCACGGGTGTCGACCTGCACGCCCGAGGGATCGGCAACGTTGTTCAGGCCCAGCGCCAGCGCGTTACCGGCGACGTCGTGCAGGCTACCGCCGTTGGCGTCCAGGCCCAGCACGGCGATGCCGTCGGCGTCGTTGTCGCCGGCCTGCACCTGGTATTGGAACACCAGGGCCGAAGTGCCGGAGCCGGAAACGTAGTTGGCATAGACGGTCCGCCCGCCGATATCCAGGGCCAGGCGAGGAACGCCGCCGAGGGTATTGAGGGTGATCGCCTCGCTGGCGTTGACGGTGAAGTCGAGCAACGCGCCAGCCTTGTAGTCGCCTGCCGCCGGCACGCTGACGCTGGCGACGGTCGGCACCGTGGTGTCGACCAGCACGGCTGCGGTGCTGCCCACGCTGTTCAGCGTAGTGACGGCGTCGTTGCCAACCGCATCGCGCAGGCTGCCGCCGTTGGTCTGCAGCGCGCCCACGGTGATGCCGTCGGCATCGTTGTCGCCAGCCTGGACCTGGTACTGGAAGACCAGGGCCGTGCTGCCCGAGCCGGAGACATAGTTGGCGTAGACGGTCCTCGAGCCGATGGTCAGCGCCAGGCGCGGCGTGGCACCCGAGGTGTCGACGGTCACGGCTTCGCTGGCATTGACGGTAAAGCTGAGCAGGTCGCCGGCACGGTAGTAACCGTTGGACGGCACCGCGACCGAGGTCACGTCGGGAGCCGTGTGGTCGAGCGTATAGACCCCGCCCTGCAGGCCGCCGGACACTGGGTTGCCGGCGAGGTCGGTGATGCCCGTGCCGCTGGCATTGAGGTCCAGGCGCAGGGTGCCGTCGCCGCTCACCGAACCGATCAGCACGGTGTAGGTGCGCGCGTCGATCTGGGTGACGGAGCTGATGCTGCCGGCAGCCGTGCCGGTCCCCACCAGGGTGAAGTCGCTGGCGTCCACGCCGCTCACCGCCTCGTCGAAGGTGACGGTGTAGTGCAGCGAGGTGGCGTTGTTGCTCGCCGCCTCGACGCGGGCGATGCCACTGGGGGTCGGCGCTACGCCATCGACCAGCACCCCGGCGGTCGAGCCGACGCTGTTCAGCGTCGTCACCGCAGCGTTGCCGGCCAGGTCGCGCAGCGCGCCACCGTTTAGCTGCACGCTGGAGCCCAGGCTGACGCCATTGCTGTCGACCTGGCCGCTGGCGAGCACCAGACGGAAGGTCAGCGCCGAAGTGCCGGAACCGGCGAGGTACTGGGCACGAACAGTGCCACCCGTATCCAGGGTCACGTCGATGTACGGCGTGCCACCGCTGGTGTCTACCGTAACGTTCTCGCTGTAGTTGACGATGAAGTCGAGGTTGCCGCCCGCCGGGTAGGTACCGTTGGCGGGCACGGAGACGCTGCTCACCGTGGGCGCCACGCCGTCGATGACGATGGCCTTGTTGGCACCCAGCGAACCCGCTGCGCCCGGGCTGGCCAGGGTCAGGATCGCATCGTCGCTGGTGGCGTTGCGGATGGTGGCGCCGTTGAGCGACAGCGCCGAGGTCGAGGCGAAGTCGAGGTCGGCGCTCTGGTCGCCTGCCTGCACCGTGTAGGTGAATATCAGCGTATTGGTGCCATTGCCCGACTGGTAGGTCGCGGTTCGATCGGTAGCACCGGTCTCCAGCAGCAGGGTCGGCGAACCGCCGGAGGTATCGACGTTCACCGCCTGGTCGAAGGTGACAGTGATGGAAATGGTATCGCCGACCTTGTAGGCGCCGTTGGCCGTGGTCGCGCTGACGCTCAGCACCGACGGGTTGACCAGGACGTCGACGGCGTGGGTCGCCGCCGCGCTGGTCTTGCTACCGTCGTTGACCGCGAAACTGATGGTACGGGTCGCGGCATTGGGAGTGCTCGAACCGTTGGAGTAGGTCACCGCCTCCAGCGCATTCTGCCACTGCGCCAAGGTCGCGGTGGCGCCGGCCGAGCTCAGGGTCATCACGCCCGTGCCGACGTTGTAGCTGGCCACGATGTTGCCGAAAAGGGCCGAGTTGCTGTTGGTGAACGCCAGCAAATCCTCCCCACTGTGGAAGTTGCCGGTAATCGCCACCGTGGCAGTGGCAAGGGTGGTGTTGTCCAGGTCGCTGACGGTGATGCCGCTGTCGATCGCGACCGGAGCACCGCCCTTGGTGAAGACGCTGCTGCCGCTGCCGGCGGTGACGATGGGCGTCTGGTCGACGGCGCTGACCGTGATCGTCCGCGTACCGACGTTGCTGCCATCGGTGCCGTCGTTGACCTGGAAGCTGACGGTCCGCGTGGCTGTGTTCGGGGTCACAGCGGTATCGGTGTAGGTCACCGAGCGCAGCGCCGCCTGCCATTGCGCCAGGGTGGCGCTGGCGCCGGCCGAGGTCAGGGTCAGCACCCCGGTCGCCGCATTGAAGCTGGCGGCGATGTTGCCCATGGTGCTGCCGTCGTTGACGAACGACAGCACGTCTTCGCCGGGGTGGAAGTTGCCGGTGATCGAAATCGTGGCGCTGGCCAGGGACGTGTTGTCCAGGTCGCTGATGGTGATACCGCTGTCGATCGCGACGGGCGTGCTGGCGGTGTTGTCGCCGGCGACGAAGGCCGCGCTGCCGCTGTCCACGCCCAACACCGGCGTATCGTTGACCGCCGTGACGCTCACCGTCCGGGTTACCGGTGCACTGTCTTTGCTGCCGTCGTTGACCGAGAACCCGATGCTGCGGTTGCCGGTGTTCGGCGAGTCGGATGTGTCGGTATAGGTCACCGCGCGCAACGCGGCCTGCCATTGCGCCAGGGTGGCGTTGGCGCCGGCTGAGGTGAGGGTCAGGATGCCAGTCGCCGCGTTGTAGCTGCCGACGATGTTGCCCATGGTGCTGCCGTTGTTGGTGAACGACAGCACGTCTTCGCCACTTTGGAAGTTGCCGGTGACGGCGACGGTGGCGCTGGCCAAGGTGCCGTTGTCGAGGTCGCTGACGGTGAGCCCGCCATCGATCACGACGGGCGTACTGGCGGTGTTGTTGGCCTCGGTGACCGCCGCCGTGCCGCCGCTGGCGGTGAGTACTGGCGCATCGTCGACTGCCGTGACGCTGACCGTCCGGGTAGCGGCCGCACTGGTCTTGCTGCCGTCGCTCACGCTGAAACTGACGACGCGACTGGCCGTGCTGGGAGTATCGGAGGCGTTGCCGTAGGTGACCGCGCGCAACGCGGCCTGCCACTGTGCCAAGGTGGCCTGGCCGCCGCTGGAGGTCAGGGTCAGCACGCCGGTCCCGGCATTGTAGCTGGCGACGATGTTGCCCATGGTGCTGCCGTCGTTGCTGAACGCCAGCACGTCTTCGCCGCTATTGAAATTGCCGGTGATGCTGACTGTGGCGCTGGACAGCGTCAGGTTGTCGAGATCGCTGACGGTCAGGCCAGCGTCGATCACCACCGGCGTGCTGGCCACGTTGTCGCCCTCGGTGAAGGCGCTGGTGCCGCCGCTGGTAGCGAGAATCGGCGTCTGGTCGGTGGCGGCCACGGTGACGGTACGCGAGGTCGCGACACTGTCGGCGGCACCGTCGTTGACCGTGAAACTGATGGTCCGGGTGCTGGTGTTCGGCGTTATCGCTGTATCGGTATAGGTCACCGAGCGCAGCGCGGCCTGCCATTGCGCCAGGGTTGCGCTGGCGCTGGCCGAGGTCAGGGTGAGGATGCCGGTCGCCGCGTTGTAGCTGGCGGTGATGTTGCCCATGGTGCTGCCGTTGTTGGTGAACGACAGCACGTCCTCGCCGGAATGGAAATTGCCCGTGATCGCCACGGTGGCGCTGGCCAGCGTGGTGTTGTCGGGATCGGACAGGGTGATGCCGCTATCGATCGCCACCGGCGTGCTGACGCTGTTGTCGCCGGCGACGAAGGCGGCACTGCCGCCGCTGGCGGTGACCAGGGGCGCATCGTTGACCGCGGTCACGCTGACTGTCTTGGTGGCGGCCAGGCTATTGGTGGTGCCGTCGTTGACCGCGAAGCTGACGCTGCGGTCGGCGGTGTTCGGCGCGTCAGCGGTATCGGTATAGGTGACGGAGCGCAGAGCCGCCTGCCATTGCGCCAGGGTTGCGCTGGCGCTGGCCGAGGTCAGTGTCAGGACGCCGGTCGTGGCGTTGTAGCTGGCGAGGATGTTGCCCATGGTGCTGCCGTCATTGCTGAACGCCAGCACGTCCTCGCCGATGTGGAAGTTGCTTGTGATGCTGACCGTGGCCGATGCCAAGGTCGTGTTGTCGAGATCGCTCAGGACCAGACCGGCGTCGATAACCGCGGGAAGGTTTTCGCTCGCCGCTGTGGCGCCGCCGCTGGCGGTGGCGATCGGGGTGTCGTCGACGGAAGTGACGCCTACCGTCCGGGTCGCGGCATTGCCGGTGGCAGTGCCGTCGTTGGCCGCGAAGCTGAGGGTGCGGGTGGCTGTATTAGGCGACTCGGAGCTGTTGGTGTAGGTGACCGCGCGCAGCGCAGCCTGCCATTGCGCCAGCGTCGCCGAGCCGGCCGAGGTCAGGGTCAGCAAACCGGTCGCCGCGTTGTAGCTGCCGACGATATCGCCCATGGTGCTGCCGTCGTTGCTGAACGCCAGCACGTCTTCGGCGCTATGGAAGTTGCCGGTGATGGCGACGGTGGCACTGGACAGCGTTGGGTTGTCGAGATCGTTTACCGTTATGCCGCTGTCGACGACCACCGGAGTGCTGGTGGCGTTGTTGCCTTCGACGAACGCCGTGGTGCCGCCGCTGGTGGTCACTACCGGGGTGTCGTCGGTGCTGGCGACGGTCAGCGTCTTGCTGGTGACGGCGCTGTCGCTGCTGCCATCGTTGACGGTGAAACTGACGGTGCGATTGCCGGTGTCGGGCGTATCCGAGGTGTCGGAATACGTGACCGCGCGCAACGCCGTCTGCCATTGCGCCAAGGTGGCGGACCCGCCGGCGGAGGTCAGCGTCAGCACGCCGGTAGCGCTGTTGTAGCTGCCGACGATGTTGCCCATGGTGCTGCCGTTGTTGGTGAACGACAGCACATCTTCGGCGCTGTGGAAGTTGCCGGTGACGCTGACAGTGGCACTGGCCAGGGAGGTGTTGTCCGGGTCGGACACGGTGAAGCCGCTGTCGACAACCACCGGAGTGCTCACGGTGTTGTTGCCTTCGATGAAGGCAGTGGTGCCGCCGCTGGTGGTATTGGTCGGAGCGATATCCGGACTCCAGCTCGAATCGACCGTACCGGCGCCCGCCGTGGTCAAGTTCTCGTTGCCGGTGTTGGTGCCCGAGCCTGCCGATCCCGTCGCCTGCCCATGCTGCGCTCCCCCACCAGCGCCTCCCTGACCGTAGTTCTGCTGCCCGGAGAGCAGGTTCACGGAGGTGCTGTCGTAATGCAGCGTGCCCTTGTTGAGGATGCCGCCGACGCCGATACCTCCATTGGCACCGGCTACCGAGTAACTGCTGCCCGCCCCGCCACCGCCGGCCCCCAGGTTTTTCGTGATGGAGGTGGTCGCCACATAAAGGGTGGCACCACTGGCGATATAAATACCGCCTGCTGCATTCCCCCCCGTTCCTACGCTAGCGGCCAGCGATGCGCCGGAGCCCGCGCCACCGCCACCGATGTAGCCACTGCCGGCGCTTCCCGCCCTTCCGCCACTCCCGCCGGCGGCAAATCCGGTATTGGCTGCACCACCTGTGCCCCCGCTGGTATTCCCGCCCTTGCCGACGTAATTCACGCCGTTGGAAATACCCACGTAGAAGCCGCCAC is a genomic window of Pseudomonas knackmussii B13 containing:
- a CDS encoding helix-turn-helix domain-containing protein, with protein sequence MSDHLVENLKLACSHYRSISEVCRQLQINRGQFNKYLNGQSRPTPYNLKRIGDFFGVEDYELGLPPEQFARLIGARGAVRAAAQRQDPLMEMLRPLREQAGNLSRYCGYYFEYSNCMSVPGSILLSLVHLWEEDGNFLFERQERQERSSSTNVQAEDWVRCRYLGAAFQLQDRLFLIDYESLTVNEMSQTILIPSFKSRITRLNGLKTGVSSGDRRTPACTRVVWEYLGPEINRISAYRQVKLYRPDDPRIDDDVRERLDVGPIYNGLFEIE
- a CDS encoding TolC family protein, with translation MNRHFRFFSVSLLALAISGCAVTTDPITRAASEQRARDDMAQMFKAQEPLQAPLTLNDATARAIKYNLEGRLKVMEQALAQRQVELATFDMLPRMAASAGYAGRNNVSAESSKSVRTGQQSLEPSTSQDRDRDVADLTMVWNVLDFGVSYVSAKQQADQKLIVEERRRKVRQTIVQDVRSAYWRAVAAERLLGRIDGLMSRVDQARKDSQQLGNQRIGDPVQAMNYQRSLIEATRQLEEQRKALSLAKTELATLINLAPGTELKLAMPADDYPVPELKVGMDSLEREALASRPELREQDYQARISAAETKKAMLRLLPGLEFSAGGHYDSNSYMVNQSWADYGVKVTWNLFNVMSGPAAIKVAKAGEELSTARRQALSMAVLAQLYVANANYQEARRQFQTSEELASLDGQITQELRNRHSAQGIGELELIQGELNNLQADLQRDLAYAELRNAYGQVFSSVGLDPLPDTLKSDSLSDISQALASREAQWQRGEIAPTAPGSR
- a CDS encoding alpha/beta fold hydrolase — protein: MSIVKAKDGTEIFYKDWGSGAPVVFSHGWPLTGDAWDAQMLFLVQKGYRVIAHDRRGHGRSAQPAQGNDMDTYADDLAAVIEALDLKGATLVGHSTGGGEVTHYIGRHGTKRVAGAVLIGAVPPIMIKNADNPGGLPLEVFDGIRKGVREDRSQFFKDLALPFYGYNRPGAKASQGVIDNFWLQGMLGGHLGQYLCIHEFSEVDYTEDLRKIDVPTLILHGDDDQIVPIDAAGRRSAEIVRNATLKVYKGGSHGMCTTQADQVNEDLLAFLNR
- a CDS encoding DUF4347 domain-containing protein, translating into MQWMKRVFGETVRRQQETPDVQPTLIMALEPRMMFDGAVAASVGEAAKPTDTQDAVADKGAAATHSKDSDSSHAAATGDVRSSDAGQGAQAGSGRNVVFVDSRVEDAKQLLQGVASNTDVVFLDRNGNGVQQMAQYLAAHPGAASVQIIAHGNAGDLWLGNSYVSAENIADYGASLNQLGANMQAGGDILVYACSTAQGERGQTFVDELASLTGRDVAASNDRTGAGSDWDLEVTTGNIEARSVLSQASEAAYGHDLAIITVTSNADSGAGTLRNAIASAQAGDTITFSSAMTVNLSSGQLSIGKSLTIEGDIDGNGTADVTIDAHQTSRVLVITTGTVKLDGLVLTGGLLSGNGGDYNSVNGKDALGAGLAVTGGTVTLTHSSVTANAAAGGGGNGGGAGYGYGGGGGGGFNGVGGARGGNYSPAYAGQSGGSGVGGRGGFYVGISNGVNYVGKGGNTSGGTGGAANTGFAAGGSGGRAGSAGSGYIGGGGAGSGASLAASVGTGGNAAGGIYIASGATLYVATTSITKNLGAGGGGAGSSYSVAGANGGIGVGGILNKGTLHYDSTSVNLLSGQQNYGQGGAGGGAQHGQATGSAGSGTNTGNENLTTAGAGTVDSSWSPDIAPTNTTSGGTTAFIEGNNTVSTPVVVDSGFTVSDPDNTSLASATVSVTGNFHSAEDVLSFTNNGSTMGNIVGSYNSATGVLTLTSAGGSATLAQWQTALRAVTYSDTSDTPDTGNRTVSFTVNDGSSDSAVTSKTLTVASTDDTPVVTTSGGTTAFVEGNNATSTPVVVDSGITVNDLDNPTLSSATVAITGNFHSAEDVLAFSNDGSTMGDIVGSYNAATGLLTLTSAGSATLAQWQAALRAVTYTNSSESPNTATRTLSFAANDGTATGNAATRTVGVTSVDDTPIATASGGATAASENLPAVIDAGLVLSDLDNTTLASATVSITSNFHIGEDVLAFSNDGSTMGNILASYNATTGVLTLTSASASATLAQWQAALRSVTYTDTADAPNTADRSVSFAVNDGTTNSLAATKTVSVTAVNDAPLVTASGGSAAFVAGDNSVSTPVAIDSGITLSDPDNTTLASATVAITGNFHSGEDVLSFTNNGSTMGNITASYNAATGILTLTSASASATLAQWQAALRSVTYTDTAITPNTSTRTISFTVNDGAADSVATSRTVTVAATDQTPILATSGGTSAFTEGDNVASTPVVIDAGLTVSDLDNLTLSSATVSITGNFNSGEDVLAFSNDGSTMGNIVASYNAGTGVLTLTSSGGQATLAQWQAALRAVTYGNASDTPSTASRVVSFSVSDGSKTSAAATRTVSVTAVDDAPVLTASGGTAAVTEANNTASTPVVIDGGLTVSDLDNGTLASATVAVTGNFQSGEDVLSFTNNGSTMGNIVGSYNAATGILTLTSAGANATLAQWQAALRAVTYTDTSDSPNTGNRSIGFSVNDGSKDSAPVTRTVSVTAVNDTPVLGVDSGSAAFVAGDNTASTPVAIDSGITISDLDNTSLASATISITGNFHPGEDVLSFVNDGSTMGNIAASFNAATGVLTLTSAGASATLAQWQAALRSVTYTDTAVTPNTATRTVSFQVNDGTDGSNVGTRTITVSAVDQTPIVTAGSGSSVFTKGGAPVAIDSGITVSDLDNTTLATATVAITGNFHSGEDLLAFTNSNSALFGNIVASYNVGTGVMTLSSAGATATLAQWQNALEAVTYSNGSSTPNAATRTISFAVNDGSKTSAAATHAVDVLVNPSVLSVSATTANGAYKVGDTISITVTFDQAVNVDTSGGSPTLLLETGATDRTATYQSGNGTNTLIFTYTVQAGDQSADLDFASTSALSLNGATIRNATSDDAILTLASPGAAGSLGANKAIVIDGVAPTVSSVSVPANGTYPAGGNLDFIVNYSENVTVDTSGGTPYIDVTLDTGGTVRAQYLAGSGTSALTFRLVLASGQVDSNGVSLGSSVQLNGGALRDLAGNAAVTTLNSVGSTAGVLVDGVAPTPSGIARVEAASNNATSLHYTVTFDEAVSGVDASDFTLVGTGTAAGSISSVTQIDARTYTVLIGSVSGDGTLRLDLNASGTGITDLAGNPVSGGLQGGVYTLDHTAPDVTSVAVPSNGYYRAGDLLSFTVNASEAVTVDTSGATPRLALTIGSRTVYANYVSGSGSTALVFQYQVQAGDNDADGITVGALQTNGGSLRDAVGNDAVTTLNSVGSTAAVLVDTTVPTVASVSVPAAGDYKAGALLDFTVNASEAITLNTLGGVPRLALDIGGRTVYANYVSGSGTSALVFQYQVQAGDNDADGIAVLGLDANGGSLHDVAGNALALGLNNVADPSGVQVDTRAPQVSSVTAIAAGDYKAGQVLTFTVDTDEPITLDTSGGAPRLALDIGGRTVYADYVSGSATTLQFQYQIQPGDNDADGIQILSLQSNGSTLRDAAGNDLQAGLRNVRDTSSVLVDTTAPTATTLVRANPSPSNAGTVDFDVSFSERVDGLAATSFTLQATGTASGQILSVTRLNDQTWRVTVGNVGGDGNLTLSLRADNQVQDRAGNSLQQGLQGPAYALDHSSPQVNGVQVPADGRYSVGQSLKFTVGYNEAVVVDTSGGVPRIAITLAQGGTAYANYVSGSGTQQLVFAYTVQAGQTDNDGIQLGDQILTNGGRLSDAVGNAASLQLGALPSTAGVLVQGSLSDGDPQFRTDQGTRPVVIVNSGSPSNGPFVPSPLQHAGPPVLGMPPLLDSSNLGQAQSAFTSLFREAPSQSQFALIFSNASSSGHGDGAGMGFLGFGGGDAGVFATSSLSSVFDAAQQGTDEALSAFDHRGGNVFGGLHGAFATPGLGQQLHEMNQREQRQVADLAKALGELGQERPAS